From a single Xyrauchen texanus isolate HMW12.3.18 chromosome 26, RBS_HiC_50CHRs, whole genome shotgun sequence genomic region:
- the LOC127620397 gene encoding peflin-like isoform X1, with amino-acid sequence MSYQYGQGYRPAGPQHYTSPGMPYGGGPTGGHYGGSPYGGAPPGPHYGGGAAPGAPYGSYGQPGQGGAPGAPYGGGHAPGGPYGGYGQPKGGPYSQQAPAGNIPPGVNPEAYQWFSSVDTDRSGYINQKELKQSLINSNNSTFNDETCIMMLNMFDKTKTGRIDVFGFSALWTFLQQWRALFQQFDRDRSGSINSNEMHQALSQMGYRLSPQFIQELVNRFSARSGVNGVLQLDSFIQVCTQLQSMTQAFREKDTAMTGNVRMSYEDFLSCAVTRLM; translated from the exons ATGAGTTATCAGTACGGACAG ggttaTCGACCAGCTGgtccccaacactacacatctCCAGGGATGCCCTATGGAGGTGGTCCAACTGGGGGACACTATGGTGGTTCACCTTATGGAGGTGCCCCTCCAGGGCCACATTATGGTGGAGGGGCTGCACCTGGAGCTCCCTACGGTTCTTATGGTCAACCTGGTCAAGGAGGTGCCCCTGGAGCGCCTTATGGTGGTGGCCATGCTCCAGGTGGCCCTTACGGAGGTTATGGACAGCCCAAGGGCGGACCATATAGTCAGCAGGCTCCCGCAG GTAACATTCCTCCTGGGGTGAACCCTGAGGCTTATCAGTGGTTCTCATCTGTGGACACGGATCGTAGTGGTTACATTAACCAGAAGGAGTTGAAGCAATCCCTCATCAATTCCAACAACTCTACCTTCAATGACGAAACCTGCATTATGATGCTCA ATATGTTTGACAAGACTAAAACCGGACGTATAGACGTATTTGGTTTCTCTGCActctggacctttctgcagcagTGGAGGGCATTGTTCCAGCAGTTCGACCGGGACCGATCCGGTTCAATTAACAGCAATGAGATGCACCAGG CATTATCTCAGATGGGCTACAGACTGAGCCCACAGTTCATTCAGGAGCTGGTGAATCGTTTCTCTGCCCGCAGTGGTGTAAATGGTGTACTCCAACTGGACAGCTTCATTCAGGTGTGCACTCAGCTCCAGAGCATGACCCAAGCATTCCGCGAGAAAGACACCGCCATGACTGGAAATGTGCGGATGAGTTACGAAGATTTTCTGTCTTGTGCCGTTACTAGACTGATGTAA
- the gjb9b gene encoding gap junction protein beta 9b isoform X2 — protein MNWVYLQALLGGVSKYSTVFGRVWLSVVFVFRILVFVVAVQQVWGDENKDFICNTAQPGCTNVCYDQYFPISHIRLWALQIIFVTCPSLMVVAHVKYREMKDERFTTSHQGSHLYANPGRKRGGLWYTYIISLVFKAGFDAGFLYILYIIYGFDMPRVTKCNQDPCPNIVDCFISRPTEKKIFTIFMVVSSAVCIFMCFCEMIYLISKKIHKCLLKQHELKNVNSAYTRVDPTASSTQNLNNFQKAKAAEVKAS, from the coding sequence ATGAACTGGGTGTACCTACAAGCCCTGCTTGGTGGGGTAAGCAAATACTCCACCGTGTTTGGACGTGTCTGGTTATCTGTGGTCTTCGTCTTCCGTATCCTGGTGTTTGTGGTGGCTGTGCAGCAAGTCTGGGGTGATGAAAACAAAGATTTCATCTGCAATACAGCCCAGCCAGGTTGTACTAATGTCTGCTACGACCAATATTTCCCCATCTCCCACATCCGTCTATGGGCTCTCCAGATAATTTTTGTCACTTGTCCATCCCTTATGGTGGTGGCTCACGTCAAGTATCGTGAAATGAAGGATGAGAGGTTCACCACTTCCCACCAAGGCTCACACCTGTATGCCAACCCAGGGAGGAAGCGAGGAGGCCTGTGGTATACATATATAATTAGCCTAGTGTTCAAAGCAGGCTTCGATGCTGGCTTCCTCtatattttgtacataatttatGGCTTTGACATGCCAAGGGTTACCAAATGCAATCAGGATCCTTGTCCAAATATAGTGGATTGCTTCATCTCCCGTCCTACAGAGAAGAAAATCTTCACCATCTTTATGGTGGTCTCCTCTGCTGTGTGCATCTTCATGTGCTTTTGTGAGATGATCTACCTAATTTCAAAGAAAATTCACAAGTGCTTGCTCAAGCAGCATGAACTGAAAAATGTCAATTCAGCTTATACGAGGGTAGATCCAACAGCCTCTTCCACCCAGAACCTCAACAACTTTCAAAAGGCAAAAGCTGCAGAAGTGAAGGCTTCATAG
- the LOC127620400 gene encoding small integral membrane protein 12-like has protein sequence MWPVIYTAMRTYAPYVTFPVAFVVGAVGYHLEWFIRGTPNAPGEERGIAELREDRKLEELAGRDGTQVLSLKDKLEFSPRAVLDKNRSEKS, from the coding sequence ATGTGGCCAGTGATCTACACTGCCATGCGCACCTATGCACCCTATGTGACCTTCCCAGTGGCCTTTGTGGTGGGAGCTGTTGGATACCACCTTGAGTGGTTTATCAGGGGCACTCCTAATGCCCCAGGAGAAGAGCGGGGTATTGCAGAACTACGAGAGGATAGAAAATTAGAGGAACTGGCAGGTCGAGATGGCACACAGGTCCTCAGCCTGAAGGACAAGCTGGAATTCTCCCCAAGGGCAGTACTGGATAAAAACCGATCAGAAAAGAGTTAA
- the gjb9b gene encoding gap junction protein beta 9b isoform X1, with protein sequence MKPHKDFNPDVRPRFVVLKMNWVYLQALLGGVSKYSTVFGRVWLSVVFVFRILVFVVAVQQVWGDENKDFICNTAQPGCTNVCYDQYFPISHIRLWALQIIFVTCPSLMVVAHVKYREMKDERFTTSHQGSHLYANPGRKRGGLWYTYIISLVFKAGFDAGFLYILYIIYGFDMPRVTKCNQDPCPNIVDCFISRPTEKKIFTIFMVVSSAVCIFMCFCEMIYLISKKIHKCLLKQHELKNVNSAYTRVDPTASSTQNLNNFQKAKAAEVKAS encoded by the coding sequence gaCTTCAACCCTGATGTAAGACCCCGATTTGTGGTGCTAAAGATGAACTGGGTGTACCTACAAGCCCTGCTTGGTGGGGTAAGCAAATACTCCACCGTGTTTGGACGTGTCTGGTTATCTGTGGTCTTCGTCTTCCGTATCCTGGTGTTTGTGGTGGCTGTGCAGCAAGTCTGGGGTGATGAAAACAAAGATTTCATCTGCAATACAGCCCAGCCAGGTTGTACTAATGTCTGCTACGACCAATATTTCCCCATCTCCCACATCCGTCTATGGGCTCTCCAGATAATTTTTGTCACTTGTCCATCCCTTATGGTGGTGGCTCACGTCAAGTATCGTGAAATGAAGGATGAGAGGTTCACCACTTCCCACCAAGGCTCACACCTGTATGCCAACCCAGGGAGGAAGCGAGGAGGCCTGTGGTATACATATATAATTAGCCTAGTGTTCAAAGCAGGCTTCGATGCTGGCTTCCTCtatattttgtacataatttatGGCTTTGACATGCCAAGGGTTACCAAATGCAATCAGGATCCTTGTCCAAATATAGTGGATTGCTTCATCTCCCGTCCTACAGAGAAGAAAATCTTCACCATCTTTATGGTGGTCTCCTCTGCTGTGTGCATCTTCATGTGCTTTTGTGAGATGATCTACCTAATTTCAAAGAAAATTCACAAGTGCTTGCTCAAGCAGCATGAACTGAAAAATGTCAATTCAGCTTATACGAGGGTAGATCCAACAGCCTCTTCCACCCAGAACCTCAACAACTTTCAAAAGGCAAAAGCTGCAGAAGTGAAGGCTTCATAG
- the LOC127620397 gene encoding peflin-like isoform X2, with translation MPYGGGPTGGHYGGSPYGGAPPGPHYGGGAAPGAPYGSYGQPGQGGAPGAPYGGGHAPGGPYGGYGQPKGGPYSQQAPAGNIPPGVNPEAYQWFSSVDTDRSGYINQKELKQSLINSNNSTFNDETCIMMLNMFDKTKTGRIDVFGFSALWTFLQQWRALFQQFDRDRSGSINSNEMHQALSQMGYRLSPQFIQELVNRFSARSGVNGVLQLDSFIQVCTQLQSMTQAFREKDTAMTGNVRMSYEDFLSCAVTRLM, from the exons ATGCCCTATGGAGGTGGTCCAACTGGGGGACACTATGGTGGTTCACCTTATGGAGGTGCCCCTCCAGGGCCACATTATGGTGGAGGGGCTGCACCTGGAGCTCCCTACGGTTCTTATGGTCAACCTGGTCAAGGAGGTGCCCCTGGAGCGCCTTATGGTGGTGGCCATGCTCCAGGTGGCCCTTACGGAGGTTATGGACAGCCCAAGGGCGGACCATATAGTCAGCAGGCTCCCGCAG GTAACATTCCTCCTGGGGTGAACCCTGAGGCTTATCAGTGGTTCTCATCTGTGGACACGGATCGTAGTGGTTACATTAACCAGAAGGAGTTGAAGCAATCCCTCATCAATTCCAACAACTCTACCTTCAATGACGAAACCTGCATTATGATGCTCA ATATGTTTGACAAGACTAAAACCGGACGTATAGACGTATTTGGTTTCTCTGCActctggacctttctgcagcagTGGAGGGCATTGTTCCAGCAGTTCGACCGGGACCGATCCGGTTCAATTAACAGCAATGAGATGCACCAGG CATTATCTCAGATGGGCTACAGACTGAGCCCACAGTTCATTCAGGAGCTGGTGAATCGTTTCTCTGCCCGCAGTGGTGTAAATGGTGTACTCCAACTGGACAGCTTCATTCAGGTGTGCACTCAGCTCCAGAGCATGACCCAAGCATTCCGCGAGAAAGACACCGCCATGACTGGAAATGTGCGGATGAGTTACGAAGATTTTCTGTCTTGTGCCGTTACTAGACTGATGTAA